AGGGTCAGGGTGGCGGCGGCCACGGTGGTGGGGTCGAAGGGCTGGCCGGTGTCGGCATCCAGCCCGGTGGGCAGGTCCAGGGCTAGTGTGGGGGCGGGCTGTCCGTTGGCCCAGCGCACCAAGTCGGCGGCGGCGGCACGGGGCGGGCCCGACAGGCTGTAGCCCACCAAGCCATCGAGGATCAGTGGGCCGGCGGGGAGCGACTCCACTTCACCGGCCCCGGCAATGGGCAGGCCCAGGCGGCGGCAGATGTCCAGTTGTAGGGCCGTCACCTCCGACAGGTCGTGGTCGCCGTGGGTTAGTACCACCTGGACCGCCGCCCCCCAGTTGACCAAGTTCCGGGCGGCAGTCAGGGCGCCTCCGCCGTTGCCCCCCTTACCCGCCAGCACGGTGACCCGTTTGCCGAGGGGATCACCGTCCAGGAAGCGTTCTGTGGCCAGCCCGGCCAGGGCCCGTCCGGCGTGCTCCATCATCATGGGCAGGGCAATGTGGAGTTGGCCCAGCATGGCGCGATCCAGTGCGGCCATCTGCGCGCGTGTGACGGCGGGAAAGTCGGAACGCTGCCACCGCCGCTGGCGGGACAACAGCGCGTCTATGGCTGCGCTCCCAGCCGCTCGATTTCGTCCGATGGCAGGACGTGGTAGCCAGGGCTGGCTTCCGCGGCCCGGCGGAGCATGGCCCGGGCCAGCGTGGCCGCGTGGATGGCGCGCCAGCGCCTCAGGGGACCGAGCAACAGGGGGGTGACGACCCGCATCAGGGCGAGGCCGACGCGCTCACCGGGCCGGGATTCGGTGCGCTCACCCATGAGGAAACTGGGACGGAAGATGTGGACGGCGGCCAGGGGCAGGTCGCGGAGGGCGGCCTCCAGTTGGCCCTTGGTGCGGGAATAGAGCAGGCGGGAGCGAGGGTTGGCCCCCAGGGCGCTCACCAGCAGGAACTGGCCGGCTCCCTGCCCGGCAGCCAGGCGCGCGGATGCGAGGGGGTAGTCGTGGTCCACCCGGCGGAAGGCCGTGGCCGAGCCGGCTTTGGCCCGGGTGGTGCCCAGGCAACAGAAGACGGCGTCCACGGCGAAGCAGGCAGCGTGCTCCTCCAGCGCGTCGAAGTCGGTCACCTGCCAGTCCAGGTCGGGGTGGGCAGACTCACCAGGGCGGCGGGCCAGCACGGTGACCCGGCGAAAGGCGGGGCTCGCCAGCAGCTGGCTGAGGCAGTGGCCCCCCACCAGTCCGGTGGCCCCCAGCAGGAGGACAGAGCGGGGCCGCCGCCGCTGGCGGGGCAAGGGCGCGCCGGCCATGAGGGCGGGGCTAGGTGGCCTTGACCTTGAAGGAGAGGTTCACCCGGGCGCGGAAGACGATGGCGCCGCCTTCCCCCACCTTCAGATCGAGCTTGCTCACCTCGGCAATGCGCAGGTCCCGCAGGCTCTTGCCGGCGGCCTTGACGGCGCTTTTGGCGGCCTCCTCCCAAGAGGTGGTGCTGGTCCCCACCAGTTCGACGACTTTGTAGACACTGTCAGCCATAGGGCGGCTCCTTTCGGGTTGTTGGTGGGCCGAATTTATCGCCGCGGGAGGGGCCAAACCTAGGGGGGCCAAAGCCCACCGCCTCCCGAAGTATCGGGACAAGTTCCGGCGGGGTGAAACGCCCCCCGCGCCCCCCTCGGGGCCGTAACTTCTGGCTGTAAAGAACCAACCCTTTCAGCAGGAAGAGATCCTACCATGAGCTACAACAAATACCGCCCCGGCGCCGGGCGCAAGAAGACTCCTCGGCCCCCCAGCGTCACCGTTTCCCCATCGGGAATGATCTCCGTCAACCGGGCGGCCTACGTGGAGCACCTGAAAGGGGCCACCCACGTGGAGCTGTTCTACGACGCCGACGCCCGCAAGATCGGCCTACGCCCCAAGAAGTACAAGACCCGGGACGCGCTGAAGCTCACCGTCATCGGCAAGCAGAAGGGGGCCTACCGCGTGAACGGCAAGCCGTTTCTGCAGGCCTTTGGTATTACCTTGAGCGAGCGCCGCAAGGGCGCCCCCACCTGGGACGCCGAGCACCAGGTCTTGGCCCTGAAGATCTAGGGGGCCTAGGCTGCCACTGGGCGTTTCGGCCTTGGCCCCGGGCATTCGGATGCCCGACTGTCCAAGGAGACTGGCCGGCGTCCAGCGGGGTGACCCGAGCCTGGGGAAGGGCAAAGTGGTCAGGTGTAAAAAGCTGCAGATGATGCATGACCTAAACCATGGAAACGCAAAATGTTTCGCTTAGTCTTAGACCCAATTAGCCCAAATTCCGTTGACGCCGTCCACCCTACAACCAGGTAATTTGATTACAGTTCATAATGTTTGATGTCTCCGACCTTGATATGTAATATCGACTGGGTGATGAGCAGAATATCATATTCTCGGGTTATTTAGCTGTTCTTCGCAAATAATAGTTAGCTGTTTTCCGGTGAGTTAAAACCAGAGCGTATTAATTTATGGGAAATATCGTGCAAACTCTGCTTGAGCGAGCCACTCTCTGGGCACCGAGGGTGGGCGGTGTTATAGCAATATTCCTCGTTTTCTTTATCCTTGCGAAAATAATAAAGAGAATAATCACTAACAATGCCGAGCGACTGAAACTTGATAGAAATCTCACTTCGCTACTTGCTCGTACCAGCAGTATTACACTCGTTAGCTTTGGGATTGTTACCGCTCTCGGAACTCTAGGTGTCAATGTATCTGCGCTTCTGGCCGGTATCGGGTTGGTTGGTTTCGCAATTGGTTTCGCTTTGAAAGATACTATTTCCAATCTTCTTTCAGGCGTCCTCATATTACTATATCGACCGTTCGAGATAGGAAACCGTATAAAGATATCAGGTTACGAGGGTATTGTTATTTCTATCAACCTGCGATATACTGAACTTGAAGCCGAGGGTAATAAGATACTCATTCCCAATTCAAAATTATTTACCGATCCAATCACTGTTCTTCATTAGCGGGAAATCAGGGGTTGAGTGGATATGGCTGGACTACTCATGGTCGGGGGACGCCTACCGGCATCTACATTTGCATACCTGATAGCACCCAAAATACACCTATTCCACCGAACTGGCGCTGCTAACGTAGGGTTCCGCGGCCCCACCGGGAGGGGAGGTCAGTCGCTGTAGTCGAACCGGGCCAGCGTGTCCCCGGCGATGGCGTGGAAGGCGGCCACCTCGTCCGCCGGCAGCTCCCGACGCCACTCGCCCAGGCGTGACGGGTCCAGGGACACTCCGCCGGACTGGTAGCGTCCCACGATCTCCTCCACCCCCTGCTCTTCGTCCAGCCAGTCCAGCAGCTGCCGGAGGGTGGGCGCCGACCGGCCCGCTCCGCCGATGAAGATGGGCGGACGGACGGTTGGAGAGCCCTGCTCGGGTGCGGGTGCCGTGCCCGCTATGCCGAGCCCCGATGGAGAGGGACGGGGCTTACCAGGCGGCGGCACGCCTAGCCGTTGCCGTGGCGCTCCATGACCTCCTGCAGATCGCTGAAGGTGTAGGTGGTGAGTTTTATGATTTTCGCCTGGGCGCGGTAGGCCGGGGGCACCATCGCCCAGGCCGTCGCCTTGTCTTCCAGTTCCACGATCATCCAGGCCTTGTGCGCGTTGTCCACGCTGCCGTAGTCGGCGTGGGTCATGAAGTGGGAGCCGGTCTCCATAAAGATTTTCACGGCCTGGATGCAGGCCTGCTCCTCCGCCTCGTGGGGCACCTCGATGAGGAATCTCTCCATGACACGACCTCTCGCTGATGGTGTGTGACGTTGCGGGGGGGTGAGCCCGCCGCCAATGTTACGGGCGGCAGCGGCGGTTGTCCATAGGCGCGTACCGGGTTGGCCTCCACTTAACCCCTTGATATGCGGTCCGTTTCTGCGGATATGCCCCCATTCCGTGACCGCCAACCCCTATCATGAGGCCGCGTGAGCCAACTGTCTGACTTCCTCGCCGAGCTGAAGCGCCGCCGGGTGTTCCGGGTGGCGACCTTCTACGGCGGCATCGCCTTCGTCATCGTGCAGATTATCGATGGCACCTTCGAGGTCGTGGGCGTGCCGCCGTGGGTGAGCCGCCTGTTCATGGTACTGTTGGCCGCGGGCTTCCCCGTGGCAGGAGGCCCTGCCTGGGTCTTTGACATCACGCCGGAGGGCATCGCGCGGACGAGCCGACTCGCGACTACGGGTCATGACGTCACCCTGGACCCGTCCAAGGGTGGCAGGAGCACCGGCAAACCCCTCAGCTCCAACCGGGCGCTCATCGTGGTGGGCCTGCCGGCGGTGGTCATCGGGGTGTAGAGCCGCTGGGACGCCCGGCGAGGCACCGAACAGGCTACTTCGGTGGCGGTGCTATTCATCGTCTGCCAGATCGCGCTGAAGGACATAGTGCCCATGTTCCACGATATCCCCACCCTGGCCCCTGGGTATCTATTTCGTGCGGCTGTAGAACCACAGCGCCATTGCACCGGCGGCTGCTGAGGGTACCGCCTTTCGGCTGAGAAATTCCTTGCCCCACCCCCTGCGGTAGACCCCAAGCTCTGGGCTGACATGCATGCCACCCCGCCATTGGTGGGGCAGGCCAATTGGGAGAGGGGGACCATGAACCGCAGCGCCACACGCTTACTCATACTGATCACCATTCTGGGAGGTCCCATCGGGGCGCCGGCCCAGTCCATCACCCTGGAGGGCTACCTGAACCTGGTGCGGGAGAACCATCCCCTGTTCGCCCGGGAAAACCTGGGTCCCGCCCTGGAGGAAGCGAGCCGCGAGGCCGCGCTGGGCGCCCGTGACGTGCGGCTTGACTTCGCGCCGGGCTACGCCACCAGCCAGCCCCTGCCCACCTCGGCCTTCTCCCCCACGAAGCTGGACCAATTTCGCGCCGGCACCAGCCTGGAGAAGGCCATCTGGGGCACCGGCGGCCGCCTCGCGTTGTCGTGGACCAGCGACGTTCTCAGCCAGAATATCCCCAATATCGTCCTCGGAGATATCAGTATACCAGCCGGGCCGCCGGAGTTCTACCAGCACGACCTGGCCCTGGCCTACACCCAGCCCCTGCTGCAGAACTTCCGTGGGACGTTGGACCGGCTGGCCTACGACCTGGGCCGGTACTCGGTGGACATGGCGGCGCTGATGGCACTGGAGAATCAGGAAGCCTTCCTGCTGCGCATGGGGAGCAAGTTCCTGGAATGGGTGGCCCTGGGCGAGCAGCAGGCCATCAGCGCGGAGCGGCTGCGCCTCACCCGACAGCAGCTGGAGCAGGTGCGCAGCAAGCGGAGGGCCAACCTGGTGGACGAGGTGGACGTGCTGCGGTCCGAGGACGCGGGGCGCATCGCCGAGCAGGGGTTGCTGCTGGTAGCGGCGCAGGTGAAGGCCAAGGGTGCGGAGCTGGCCGTGCTGGCGCGCTCCCCGGAGCTGGATAAGCCCGATTTCGACCTCTTTGCCCGGGTGGACTACGGCACGACCGGCGAACTGCTGGCGCACCTGCGGGACGACTCCCGCCTGCTGGCGCTGGTTGCCAGGCGGCGGCTGCAGCTGGAGCGGCGGCACCAGGGCCTGGAGGAGCTCACCCGGCCGCAGCTGAACCTGGTGGCCCAGCTGGCGGTGAAAAGCGGCAACGAAGCGCTTGACAACTCGCTTAAATTCGACAAGACCGACGCCGGGCTGTTCCTACAGTTCAGCTACCCCCTGGGGAACCGGGGCGCCCGGGCCGATGTGCAGAAGAGCCGGCTGGAGCTGCGGCGCAACGCCCTCGAGAGCGACGAGATCATGCTCGACCTGGAGGCCGGGCTACGCAACCTGAAGATTCAGATTGAAGAACTGGAGAAAGTGATGACCCTTAACGAGGAACAGATCAAGACGGCCCGGCGCAAGACCGCCGCCGAGCTGGAGCGCTACAACAGCGGCCGGGGCGAACTGACCTTCGTCATCCAGAGCCAGGACAACGAGATGGCGGCCCGGCTGGCCTATACCCGCAACGCCGCCACTTACCACGCCCTGGGCCTGCAGCTGCGGGCGCTCACCGACGACCTGCTGGACGGCGACTTCATCGGAAAGGACCGGCGGCCATGAAAGAACTACTGCGCTATTTCGCCCAGCGCCACCTGCTGGCCAACCTGCTCACCTTCACCATCATCCTGCTGGGGCTGAACGCCCTGCTACGCCTAACGCGCGACCAGTTCCCCGCCATCGACCTGGACGAGATGGTGGTGACCACGCGCTACTCGGGGGCGTCGCCCGAGGATGTGGAACTGAACGTAACCAACAAGCTGGAGAAGGAGCTTGAGCAGGTGGACGGCGTGGACCTGGTGACGTCCTACTCGCTGGAGAACATCTCGGTGATCAACATCGAGCTGGACAGCGACGCCGGGGACAAGGAGAAGATCAAGCGGGACATCCGCGACGCCGTAGGGCGGGTCACCGATCTGCCGCCGGAAGTGACCGAAGCGCCGCTCATCTTCGAGATCAAGTCGGAGAACTTCGAGGTCATCCGGGTGGGTATGGCCGGCGACCTCCCCTACCGGGAGCTGGTGCTGCTGGCCAAGCAGTTCGAGGATAAGCTCACCGGAATCAAGGGGGTCTCGGGGGTGGACAAGACTGGCTACCTGGCCCGTGAGATCAAAGTGGAGGTCTCACAGGCGGCCATGGAACAGCACCAGATTCCCATCCGGGAGATCGTGGCCGCCATCCGCCTGCGCAACATCCGCGCCACCGGCGGATCGTTCGAGTCGTACACCAGCGAGCGCAGCATCGTCACGCTGGCCCAGTTCCGGAACCCGGAGGAGGTAGGCGACGTGATCGTACGCTCTACCTTTGAGGGGCCGCGCATCCTCGTCAAGGATCTAGCCATCATCCGCGACGGCTTCGAGCCGGAGAAGACCCGCTTCCGAATGAACGGCAAGGCGGTCATCGGATTCACCATCTTCAAGAAGGCCAGCGCCGACGTGATCCGGGTGGTGGACGCGGTGAAGGAGCTGGTGGAGAGCGAGCGGGAAAAGATGCCGCCCGGCGTGGAGCTCATGTACTCATCCGACGAGTCGCGCTTTGTGCGCAGCCTGCTGGGCATCATGACCGCCAACGGCCTCATTGGGCTGGTGCTGGTGACGCTGGTGCTGTTCATCTTCCTGAATCTGCGCACAGCGTTCTGGGTGGCCATGGGCATTCCACTGGCGCTCATGGGGGTGTTCTTCCTATTGCCGTTCTTTGGCGCCTCCATCAACATGGTGACCCTGCTGGGCATGATCATCGTCATCGGGCTCATCGTGGACGATGCCATAGTCATTGCGGAAAACATTACCACCCGGCAGGAGCAGGGCGATACGCCCCTGGACGCGGCGGTGAACGGCACCCACGGCGTGCTGCGGCCCGTGACGGCCACCATCATCACCACGACCCTGGCCTTTAGCCCCTTCTTTTTCATGTCGGGCATCATGGGCAAGGTCATGTGGGCCTTCCCCCTGGTGATCATACTGGCGCTGACCCTTTCCTATTTCGAAGTGCTGACCATCCTGCCCGCCCACATCACCGGCGGCCGCAGACAGGCGGGTCAGGCCGGCAAGATGCCCCGGGCCAGCTGGTTTGTACCGGTGCGGGAGCGGTTCCAGCGCTTCCTGGTGATCATGCTGCGCCTGCGCTACGCGGTGGTGGCGGTTTTCCTGGCGCTGCTGGTGGGGGCCTTCGTCTATGCGGGTAGGCACATGCAATTCGTGCTGTTTCCCGGCGACATCGCCGACCAGTTTTACATCACACTGGAACTTGAGACGGGCACGTCGCTGGAGGCCACTTCCGACCAGGTCTACGAGGTGGAGAGCTACCTCAACGCCCTGCCGCCGGGCGAGGTGGATTCGTACTGGACCATCGTGGGCAGCCAGACGGGGGGCGGCGGGCCCCCCTTCTCCCCCGGCGA
This DNA window, taken from Candidatus Neomarinimicrobiota bacterium, encodes the following:
- a CDS encoding dodecin domain-containing protein; this translates as MADSVYKVVELVGTSTTSWEEAAKSAVKAAGKSLRDLRIAEVSKLDLKVGEGGAIVFRARVNLSFKVKAT
- a CDS encoding TolC family protein, which produces MNRSATRLLILITILGGPIGAPAQSITLEGYLNLVRENHPLFARENLGPALEEASREAALGARDVRLDFAPGYATSQPLPTSAFSPTKLDQFRAGTSLEKAIWGTGGRLALSWTSDVLSQNIPNIVLGDISIPAGPPEFYQHDLALAYTQPLLQNFRGTLDRLAYDLGRYSVDMAALMALENQEAFLLRMGSKFLEWVALGEQQAISAERLRLTRQQLEQVRSKRRANLVDEVDVLRSEDAGRIAEQGLLLVAAQVKAKGAELAVLARSPELDKPDFDLFARVDYGTTGELLAHLRDDSRLLALVARRRLQLERRHQGLEELTRPQLNLVAQLAVKSGNEALDNSLKFDKTDAGLFLQFSYPLGNRGARADVQKSRLELRRNALESDEIMLDLEAGLRNLKIQIEELEKVMTLNEEQIKTARRKTAAELERYNSGRGELTFVIQSQDNEMAARLAYTRNAATYHALGLQLRALTDDLLDGDFIGKDRRP
- a CDS encoding oxidoreductase, yielding MAGAPLPRQRRRPRSVLLLGATGLVGGHCLSQLLASPAFRRVTVLARRPGESAHPDLDWQVTDFDALEEHAACFAVDAVFCCLGTTRAKAGSATAFRRVDHDYPLASARLAAGQGAGQFLLVSALGANPRSRLLYSRTKGQLEAALRDLPLAAVHIFRPSFLMGERTESRPGERVGLALMRVVTPLLLGPLRRWRAIHAATLARAMLRRAAEASPGYHVLPSDEIERLGAQP
- a CDS encoding mechanosensitive ion channel; this translates as MGNIVQTLLERATLWAPRVGGVIAIFLVFFILAKIIKRIITNNAERLKLDRNLTSLLARTSSITLVSFGIVTALGTLGVNVSALLAGIGLVGFAIGFALKDTISNLLSGVLILLYRPFEIGNRIKISGYEGIVISINLRYTELEAEGNKILIPNSKLFTDPITVLH
- a CDS encoding NAD(P)H-hydrate epimerase; the encoded protein is MAALDRAMLGQLHIALPMMMEHAGRALAGLATERFLDGDPLGKRVTVLAGKGGNGGGALTAARNLVNWGAAVQVVLTHGDHDLSEVTALQLDICRRLGLPIAGAGEVESLPAGPLILDGLVGYSLSGPPRAAAADLVRWANGQPAPTLALDLPTGLDADTGQPFDPTTVAAATLTLALPKVGLTAPGAGDYVGELYLADIGVPPSLVQEIVPEAGAVPPFSNGGVLRLG
- a CDS encoding efflux RND transporter permease subunit; translated protein: MKELLRYFAQRHLLANLLTFTIILLGLNALLRLTRDQFPAIDLDEMVVTTRYSGASPEDVELNVTNKLEKELEQVDGVDLVTSYSLENISVINIELDSDAGDKEKIKRDIRDAVGRVTDLPPEVTEAPLIFEIKSENFEVIRVGMAGDLPYRELVLLAKQFEDKLTGIKGVSGVDKTGYLAREIKVEVSQAAMEQHQIPIREIVAAIRLRNIRATGGSFESYTSERSIVTLAQFRNPEEVGDVIVRSTFEGPRILVKDLAIIRDGFEPEKTRFRMNGKAVIGFTIFKKASADVIRVVDAVKELVESEREKMPPGVELMYSSDESRFVRSLLGIMTANGLIGLVLVTLVLFIFLNLRTAFWVAMGIPLALMGVFFLLPFFGASINMVTLLGMIIVIGLIVDDAIVIAENITTRQEQGDTPLDAAVNGTHGVLRPVTATIITTTLAFSPFFFMSGIMGKVMWAFPLVIILALTLSYFEVLTILPAHITGGRRQAGQAGKMPRASWFVPVRERFQRFLVIMLRLRYAVVAVFLALLVGAFVYAGRHMQFVLFPGDIADQFYITLELETGTSLEATSDQVYEVESYLNALPPGEVDSYWTIVGSQTGGGGPPFSPGESENWAMLSVTLTPYNERARSADQIVAQLREQTEALLGPEVVRYFIDAGGPPVGSPITIRVVGNDNRMRRALADSLVAFLGSLEGVTDINRDDKLGKEQVEIRSDYVRLSQLGLTVADIAQNVRLAYDGEVVTRVRYGDEDVGFRVQLEEAARQRPDYLGQLQIPNRSGRLIPLRDVAEFKVGPGPSSFFHYNGDRGIRVTADLTKGGNMTSLMANQAVLERFDLPNDWPGMRFVVGGEAEETKESMVSLAMAMAMAGVGIYLVLVLLFNSLTQPVLVMFAIPFGMIGIIGAFALHDQPLGFLAIMGVIGMMGVVVNDSLILVNHINVHRQMEPDKKFLRIVAEGTASRLRPILLTSITTVAGLLPTAYGLWGYNAFIAPMALALGYGILFATPLTLLLLPSLYMVQHDIGLLVRRIPGLENYYFIPHTTADAQTEPAG